The Elephas maximus indicus isolate mEleMax1 chromosome 6, mEleMax1 primary haplotype, whole genome shotgun sequence genomic sequence AAAGTAATAAATGCACTTTTAATAGATctacaaataaaaactacaaagcGCAAGTCAGTAACCGTTTCTGCTTCCAATCTGTTGAACAGCTTAAGGAACTGGGGTAGCTGGTTCTTTTCATTCCTCCATGTCAAGTGCAGCATCAGAAAAAACAAGGCGTTACAGCGGTTTGGATCAAATGCTTGGCTGACGTCCACGTCCAGTCCCTTATATTCCgtattttttctttagctcttctaCTTTGTCCACGTAAGCTTTCATGGCATCTTCCTTGGAGGTCCCTGTAAGGAAACAACAGAACTGTGGTCAGGAGGCAGCATGGTGGAAAAGCAGGCTTTGGCGCTACAGACAGACTTGGCCAAATTCTCTGAGCCGGCTTCTCATCGGTAAATGTTGATTCTAGTACATAAACCTCAAAGACTTGGCCAGGAGCAGACTCAGAGCACTGAAGAGCTTGCCAGGAGTTAACCTGCCGTAAAGTTCTGAGAGTAGGATCCGCAGTGCGGCTGGCCTATGTGAGTCACACACGACCGTGGGGGAGTGGTCAGCGtgagcctcaggagaaaggcacTCTAGACAGGAAGGAATGCCTAACGCAGGGGGTTGTGGTGGCTTTACTGGTCCTGGTGACTGTGGCCCATCCAGTACTTCTGTGCTGGGCTCTCATAACCCAAAGCTGCTAAACTAGTGACAAAGCAAAGCCAGGCACCCTCCTCCCCCTCGGAGAGAAGCTATGAGAAAAGCTTTGGGAACTCTGAGCAAAAGCAGCTGGTTCTTGAAGGGACACAAAGCTAATCTGTACGTATCATCTTCATGCCGCGGTACGAAGGGCACCGTCCATATATCTGAatagagacagaaacggccagtTCCTGAATTCTGTCAGGAAATACCTTGGGAGCCGGAGCTTGTTCTGCAGCAGGGGAGAGTACATGGGGCCTGCGGATGGTGGGGAAGTGCCCGCTGAAAACGGACGTTAGATAGGCATTCCTCTCCTGGGTACTTGCAAATCCTGGGAGTGCGTTTATTGTATTCTAGCCCTTTCTGAATTCAAGGGTTTCTCATTTGCAGGAAGACAGAAGGCTTATTCAGAGACTAGCTAGTGAGAACACAAAAGCTGGCTGGCGCTTTGGTGCCAACTTTTGGGTCTTGCTGCCACGGGTGGCACGTGATTAAGCAGAAGCCGGGCTACTTCTTGGCTGCGGTTACTTAGCATATAATGGTTCTTTCACACTGAGCCTTTGAATGTGCCAGCAGCTTCCCATGCATTAGCTCATTCCTTCTGTTACGTGCCCTGTGGCTGGGAGGGAACTGGGGAGGGCGCTGTGGTTAAAGGGTCACTGCCTGGCCTTATGGGAACCGCCAGGTGGGGGCAGGAAACCACCTCTTATTCTGAACACGTCTAAAGCCACGCTGTCCACATTGCTTCCCAACCTCCTTTTCAGTGGCCTGGTCCCTGGACCCTATCCCCTGCTCTCCAGGTGATACGACTGCTCAGGGAGGGTGCTTTTGGAAAAGGTATTGACAGTAGACGAAAAGTAGGTGGCCCAGTTTTTTTCCATTCCGGGCACAAGTCAATCCGGTTTCCAGCATACGCCTGTCCTCCCACTCTTGGCACTCCATAATGAAAAGTCTTTCATTACTGGGCTTCACAGGCAAGGGGAACAGATCAGAACAGACAATTACCTTTCAGCTCATTCCAGGCATCCCACTTGGCCTTGCCTTTGAAGTCCAACATCCCCGGCCGTTCTTAAACGAGGAAAGGGAAGGCATTAGACATGCTTCAGGTTCTAACATAGACCTTGATCAACTTTCTGGCcttgaaagactttttttttttaagaaaactttataataaaaaatttcaaaaacaaaaacaaaaagagagagagagagaagaattaaTCCCACGCAACTGTCAACCAGCTTCCACGATTATGAACTCAGAAACAGTCATCTCTGGGCTATATCCTCGCCCACTTCTATTTCAGTATGTTTATTAACTAACTCTTCACAAATACAACCATAATACCATTATCACACCCCAGAAAATCTAACAATTAAAATTTACAGTTGGTTAGTTAGCATCAGGATCTGATCTGGTTGATACCACATCTGTCCCCTGGTCCATCCCTTTATCCATCCATCTAGAGTCTCTAGTCCCTGCTCATCGCCTTTTTAAACCGAGTAATTGTTTTAAACTAGAGATTGTTCTGA encodes the following:
- the DBI gene encoding acyl-CoA-binding protein produces the protein MSQAEFDKAAEEVKHLKTKPDDNEMLFIYSRYKQATVGDVNTERPGMLDFKGKAKWDAWNELKGTSKEDAMKAYVDKVEELKKKYGI